A single Mangrovimonas sp. YM274 DNA region contains:
- a CDS encoding sodium:proton antiporter, with protein MIELSGIVILGILAQWVAWRFKIPAILPLILIGLFVGPFSTLISADGSKWIQPVWNGEKGLFPGDSLYSFVSLAIGVILFEGGLTLKRNEISKVGPVIMKLISLGAAVTFIGGGIATHFIFNLSWKMSFLFSALIIVTGPTVIAPILRNIPLKKDVSAVLKWEGILIDPIGALVAVLVFEFISIGDDTGYTSQAFIEFGKIVIIGFSFGTTAALALYFAINKKLIPHYLLNVAALSVVLLVFVESDIFAHESGLLAVVVMGMVLGNSKLQNLKELLYFKESLSVLLISILFILLSANVNIEDLLTVYNWKTAILMGVIIFVLRPIGVFLSTTNSRLKTNEKLFISWVGPRGIVAAGIASLFGTKLVLKGEPGAEYITPLVFTTVLVTVLLNATTARSFAKWVGVYLKTSDGILIVGASEASRIIARYLIDNGRHVVLIDSNKENIDKARAKDLDAMEANVYSEDLSNDVELSDIGYLLAFTGSDEVNRHSINKFKAYLGESGAYRLISSEEIKHPDTIDKDMIFSIKDDYINFSEVARDYPVINEIELKSKKEYLEKIDYLNSEQKMIPLFIKDLTGELHIICSLDKEFKVEKGHKLVYLGRPEGVVAEKRKA; from the coding sequence ATGATTGAACTTTCGGGCATTGTAATTTTAGGAATTTTGGCGCAGTGGGTAGCATGGCGTTTTAAAATTCCAGCTATTTTACCCTTAATTTTAATTGGGTTGTTCGTTGGGCCTTTTTCTACCTTAATTTCTGCCGACGGTTCCAAGTGGATACAGCCGGTTTGGAATGGCGAAAAAGGACTCTTCCCTGGCGATAGTCTTTATAGTTTTGTATCCCTGGCCATTGGTGTCATTCTTTTTGAAGGAGGCTTGACCTTGAAGCGCAATGAAATATCTAAAGTGGGCCCTGTAATTATGAAACTTATCAGTTTGGGGGCTGCTGTGACCTTTATAGGGGGAGGTATTGCTACGCATTTTATATTCAATCTTAGTTGGAAGATGTCTTTTCTGTTTTCGGCCTTGATTATTGTAACCGGACCAACGGTAATAGCACCAATTTTAAGGAATATTCCACTTAAAAAGGATGTCTCGGCGGTGTTGAAGTGGGAAGGTATTTTAATAGATCCTATTGGTGCTTTGGTAGCCGTATTGGTATTTGAGTTTATTAGTATTGGTGATGATACGGGGTATACTTCTCAGGCATTTATAGAATTTGGAAAGATTGTCATCATTGGGTTTTCCTTCGGAACCACGGCAGCTTTGGCCTTGTATTTTGCAATTAATAAGAAGTTAATTCCTCATTATTTATTGAATGTAGCCGCTTTGTCTGTTGTGTTATTGGTGTTTGTGGAGTCTGATATATTTGCCCATGAATCGGGGCTTTTGGCCGTTGTGGTAATGGGGATGGTATTGGGAAACAGTAAGCTTCAAAATTTAAAGGAACTGCTGTACTTTAAGGAGTCCTTGAGTGTCCTGCTCATTTCTATACTCTTTATATTGTTGTCAGCCAATGTAAACATTGAAGACTTGCTCACTGTTTACAATTGGAAAACAGCTATTCTTATGGGGGTAATCATATTTGTTTTACGACCTATAGGAGTCTTTTTAAGTACTACCAATTCTAGATTAAAAACCAATGAAAAGCTTTTTATAAGTTGGGTGGGACCTCGAGGTATTGTTGCTGCGGGGATTGCTTCGTTGTTTGGTACTAAATTGGTATTGAAAGGGGAGCCCGGTGCCGAGTACATTACGCCTTTGGTGTTTACCACCGTATTGGTAACTGTACTGCTGAATGCTACAACAGCGAGGTCCTTTGCCAAATGGGTAGGAGTATACCTTAAAACCAGTGATGGTATTTTAATTGTGGGAGCCTCTGAAGCCTCAAGAATTATTGCGCGTTATTTAATTGATAATGGACGTCATGTGGTGTTGATTGATAGCAACAAGGAAAACATTGATAAAGCACGCGCTAAGGATTTGGATGCCATGGAAGCCAATGTGTATTCCGAAGATCTGTCCAATGATGTCGAATTGAGCGATATTGGCTATCTGTTGGCCTTTACGGGGAGTGATGAGGTGAACCGTCATTCCATCAATAAATTTAAGGCCTATTTAGGCGAATCTGGAGCCTATAGATTGATTTCTTCCGAGGAAATCAAACATCCAGATACCATTGATAAGGACATGATTTTCTCCATCAAGGATGATTACATCAATTTTAGTGAGGTAGCAAGGGATTATCCAGTTATCAATGAAATAGAACTGAAATCCAAAAAGGAATACTTAGAAAAGATTGATTATCTCAATTCCGAACAGAAGATGATTCCACTTTTCATCAAAGACCTCACTGGAGAATTGCATATTATTTGTAGCCTAGATAAGGAATTTAAGGTTGAGAAAGGCCATAAATTGGTGTATTTGGGTAGGCCAGAAGGGGTAGTTGCAGAGAAAAGAAAAGCGTAA
- the lepA gene encoding translation elongation factor 4: MKHIRNFCIIAHIDHGKSTLADRLLDFTGSVTEREKQDQLLDNMDLERERGITIKSHAIQMEYIHDGETYILNLIDTPGHVDFSYEVSRSIAACEGALLIVDAAQSIQAQTISNLYLALENDLEIIPVLNKVDLPSANPEEVTDDIVDLLGCDPSEVIPASAKTGLGIQDILTAIIERIPSPKGNADEPLQALIFDSVYNPFRGVETYFRVINGSIKKGQQIKFIATGKTYFADEVGTLKLKQHPQKEIKAGDVGYLITGIKEAKEVKVGDTITDAKEPTKNAIGGFEDVKPMVFAGIYPVDTEDYEELRASMEKLQLNDASLVFQPESSAALGFGFRCGFLGMLHLEIIQERLEREFDMTVITTVPNVSYHAFTNKNPDEVVIVNNPSDLPEPSTLNRVEEPYIKATIITKADFVGNVMSLCIEKRGQITNQTYLTPERVELSFDMPLAEIVFDFYDRLKTVSKGYASFDYSPIGMRASKLVRVDILLNAQTVDALSALIHADNAYHIGKKMCEKLKELIPRQQFDIPIQAAIGAKIIARETIKALRKDVTAKCYGGDISRKRKLLEKQKKGKKRMRQVGNVEIPQQAFMAVLKLND; encoded by the coding sequence ATGAAGCACATTAGAAATTTTTGCATTATTGCACATATAGACCACGGTAAGAGTACCTTAGCGGATCGTTTGTTGGATTTTACAGGCTCGGTAACAGAGCGTGAAAAACAGGATCAGTTATTGGACAACATGGATTTGGAGCGTGAGCGTGGTATCACTATTAAATCGCATGCCATTCAAATGGAATACATCCATGATGGCGAAACCTATATCCTGAATTTAATTGACACCCCTGGTCACGTGGATTTCTCCTACGAGGTTTCCCGCTCCATTGCCGCTTGTGAAGGGGCTTTGTTGATTGTAGATGCGGCTCAAAGCATTCAGGCACAAACCATCTCCAACCTCTATTTGGCTTTGGAAAATGATTTGGAAATCATCCCGGTATTGAACAAAGTAGATTTGCCTAGCGCCAATCCAGAAGAAGTAACCGATGATATTGTAGACCTTTTGGGTTGTGATCCTTCGGAAGTAATTCCTGCCAGTGCTAAAACTGGTTTGGGAATCCAAGATATTTTAACAGCCATTATTGAGCGTATCCCTTCCCCGAAAGGAAATGCAGACGAACCTTTACAAGCCTTGATTTTTGATTCTGTTTACAATCCGTTTAGAGGCGTGGAAACCTACTTTAGAGTAATTAACGGATCGATTAAAAAAGGACAGCAAATTAAGTTTATTGCTACTGGCAAAACCTATTTTGCCGATGAAGTAGGAACCCTAAAATTGAAACAACACCCGCAAAAAGAAATTAAGGCAGGAGATGTTGGTTATTTAATTACTGGTATCAAGGAAGCTAAAGAAGTCAAAGTAGGTGATACCATTACAGATGCCAAGGAACCTACCAAAAACGCCATTGGCGGTTTTGAGGATGTGAAGCCTATGGTATTTGCGGGGATTTATCCTGTAGACACTGAAGATTATGAAGAGTTGAGAGCCTCTATGGAAAAGCTCCAGCTTAACGATGCCTCCTTGGTATTTCAACCAGAAAGTTCGGCAGCACTAGGTTTTGGGTTTAGATGTGGATTCTTGGGCATGCTCCATCTGGAAATTATCCAAGAACGTTTGGAACGAGAGTTCGACATGACCGTAATTACTACGGTTCCTAACGTGTCCTACCACGCCTTTACCAATAAAAATCCAGATGAGGTTGTCATTGTAAACAACCCGTCGGACTTACCGGAACCTTCCACCTTGAACCGTGTGGAAGAACCGTATATAAAAGCTACCATCATTACCAAGGCTGACTTTGTTGGTAACGTAATGTCCCTTTGTATTGAAAAACGAGGACAGATTACTAATCAAACTTATTTAACACCGGAACGCGTAGAATTAAGTTTTGATATGCCATTGGCCGAAATTGTATTCGACTTTTACGATCGTTTAAAAACCGTGTCCAAGGGCTATGCCTCTTTCGACTACTCGCCTATAGGTATGCGCGCCTCTAAACTGGTGCGTGTGGACATTCTCTTGAACGCACAGACCGTAGATGCCTTATCAGCTCTTATACATGCTGATAACGCCTACCATATTGGTAAAAAGATGTGTGAGAAGCTTAAGGAATTGATTCCAAGACAACAGTTCGACATTCCTATCCAGGCAGCCATTGGTGCCAAGATCATTGCACGTGAAACCATTAAAGCCCTTAGAAAGGACGTTACCGCCAAATGTTACGGTGGGGATATTTCCCGTAAACGTAAATTATTGGAAAAACAGAAAAAAGGTAAGAAACGTATGCGCCAAGTAGGGAACGTAGAAATCCCTCAGCAAGCCTTTATGGCCGTTTTAAAACTTAACGATTAA
- a CDS encoding TonB-dependent receptor domain-containing protein, whose protein sequence is MKLTPLINLLFLVTSLSFGQGVFIKGKVVDANNAPISYANVMIETNGSGEFVKGSATNDSGDFEITNLDMGAYILSVSFIGYKEIVKEINLSSNLDLGVMVMQEDLQSLEEINLTYKKPTVKKEADRLVFEVESTALTEGNMLQVIQSTPGVLVVDNSIMVKSMTPTVYINNRKVNLSSSELTQLLEGASATSIKSVEVITNPSAKYDAESGVVINIIMGKNLVTGYKGNVFGNFTQGVFPRYNGGMGHYFKTEKLNVSANYSYTQNKINRDSDEEINYFDNNQNVNQIWESSVNRNTWSKTHNLDVYLDYMLSKQSTLSLSANTLWMPDFEYNIKNTSEVFDTNESLMYYFDANNLSFDEKHNLGFNLDYLHLFNEEGEQLSGNAHYTTYGYARDQSVNSNYYDTNDQFLQATSYNTYSNQNTNIFTSQLDYAKGAPEVSSFETGLKFSSISTNSDITQFDVFEGEETLNPDNSDAFDYREYIYAGYVDFSNDWELWSLNFGLRVEKTNLKGISITNNETNKQDYLSWFPTTSINFKASDNLSLYTNYKRSIDRPDYQSLNPFKLYLNDNTVVVGNPKLQPVFIDHAVIGASFLDNYTVEAYYKVNKNNIYELPTQDNTNNILTYAPVNFDKTVEFGFDFVVNFYLSERWYLYAVTSFYNVQDEATFGSNTVILDQWSNYSELSNNWQFLKDKSLNANLNLIWVGKNLQGFRIVEDRLVSSLSISKTLCKKKLVLSLTAEDLFNMQDMEDATRFLNQYNSRYNDVDSRTIKVGLRYNFGNTTLTSESDTGKDLQELDRLGTQEN, encoded by the coding sequence TTGAAATTAACACCCTTAATCAACCTACTTTTTCTGGTTACATCATTAAGTTTTGGGCAAGGAGTCTTCATAAAGGGCAAAGTTGTGGATGCTAACAACGCCCCTATTTCCTATGCCAACGTCATGATTGAAACCAATGGGTCTGGTGAGTTTGTAAAAGGAAGTGCTACCAATGATAGTGGTGACTTTGAGATTACAAATTTGGATATGGGTGCATATATACTTTCCGTTTCGTTTATTGGATATAAAGAAATAGTCAAGGAGATAAACTTGAGCAGCAATTTGGATTTGGGAGTAATGGTGATGCAGGAAGATTTACAAAGCCTGGAGGAAATCAATCTTACCTATAAAAAACCTACCGTAAAAAAGGAAGCCGATCGATTGGTGTTTGAGGTTGAGAGTACGGCCCTTACCGAAGGAAACATGCTTCAGGTTATCCAAAGTACTCCGGGGGTGCTAGTGGTAGATAACAGTATTATGGTTAAAAGTATGACACCTACGGTATATATCAACAACCGTAAGGTGAACCTATCATCATCTGAGCTTACCCAGTTGTTGGAAGGCGCTTCAGCGACCTCTATAAAATCTGTTGAGGTTATTACCAATCCATCCGCTAAGTACGATGCCGAAAGCGGAGTGGTAATTAACATTATTATGGGAAAAAACTTGGTGACGGGGTATAAAGGCAATGTGTTTGGTAATTTTACGCAAGGGGTATTTCCCAGATATAACGGGGGAATGGGGCATTATTTTAAGACTGAAAAGTTGAATGTATCTGCCAATTACAGTTATACCCAAAACAAAATCAACAGAGATTCTGATGAGGAAATCAATTACTTTGATAACAATCAGAATGTAAACCAGATTTGGGAATCTTCGGTGAATAGAAATACTTGGTCCAAAACGCATAACTTGGATGTGTATTTGGATTATATGTTGAGCAAGCAAAGTACTTTAAGCCTTTCGGCCAATACTCTTTGGATGCCAGATTTTGAATATAACATCAAAAATACCAGTGAGGTGTTCGACACTAATGAATCCTTGATGTATTATTTTGATGCTAATAATTTATCCTTTGATGAAAAGCATAATCTAGGGTTTAATTTGGATTATTTGCATTTGTTTAATGAGGAAGGAGAACAGCTTTCGGGGAATGCGCATTACACAACTTATGGTTATGCTCGTGACCAAAGTGTGAACAGCAATTATTATGATACTAACGATCAATTTTTGCAAGCCACCAGCTATAACACTTATAGTAATCAAAATACCAATATTTTCACTTCGCAATTGGATTATGCTAAAGGCGCTCCGGAAGTGTCAAGTTTTGAGACGGGACTTAAGTTTTCTAGCATTTCTACCAATAGTGATATTACGCAATTTGACGTTTTTGAGGGTGAGGAAACCTTGAATCCCGATAATTCCGATGCTTTTGATTACAGAGAATACATTTATGCCGGCTATGTCGATTTTTCAAATGATTGGGAGCTGTGGAGTTTGAATTTTGGTTTGAGAGTGGAGAAAACTAATTTAAAGGGAATCTCTATCACTAATAATGAAACGAATAAACAGGACTATCTAAGCTGGTTTCCAACCACAAGTATCAATTTCAAGGCTTCAGACAATTTAAGCCTTTATACCAATTACAAGCGTAGTATTGACAGACCTGACTACCAGAGTTTGAATCCTTTTAAACTTTATTTGAACGATAATACGGTAGTTGTGGGCAACCCCAAGTTACAGCCTGTTTTTATAGACCATGCCGTTATTGGCGCCTCTTTTTTGGATAACTATACGGTGGAGGCTTATTACAAGGTGAACAAGAACAATATTTACGAATTACCTACTCAGGATAACACTAATAACATTCTTACCTATGCTCCGGTTAATTTTGATAAAACCGTTGAGTTTGGTTTCGACTTTGTAGTGAATTTTTACCTTTCGGAACGCTGGTATCTTTATGCGGTGACCTCATTTTATAATGTTCAAGACGAAGCCACTTTTGGAAGTAATACCGTGATTTTAGATCAGTGGTCCAATTATAGTGAGTTGAGTAATAACTGGCAGTTTTTAAAGGATAAAAGTTTGAATGCCAACCTCAATTTAATTTGGGTGGGTAAGAATTTGCAGGGTTTTAGAATTGTAGAAGATAGATTGGTATCTAGTTTATCCATTTCAAAAACACTTTGCAAAAAGAAATTAGTACTGTCACTAACAGCTGAAGACTTATTCAATATGCAGGATATGGAAGATGCCACAAGATTTTTGAATCAGTACAATTCACGTTATAATGATGTGGACAGTCGCACTATAAAGGTAGGGCTGCGCTACAATTTTGGAAATACCACACTGACTTCTGAATCTGATACCGGTAAAGATCTTCAGGAACTCGACCGTTTGGGCACGCAGGAAAATTAA
- the dusB gene encoding tRNA dihydrouridine synthase DusB, translating to MVKIGNIELPDFPLLLAPMEDVSDPPFRALCKEQGADVVFTEFISSEGLIRDAAKSTMKLDIYEKERPVGIQIFGANLDSMLKTIDIVEKSNPDMIDINFGCPVKKVVSKGAGAGILKDVCLMETLTAEMVKRTNLPITVKTRLGWDHDSIRIVEVAERLQDVGCKAISIHGRTRAQMYKGNADWRPIAEVKNNPRMHIPVFGNGDVDTPERAMEMRDSYGLDGCMIGRATIGNPWFFKQVKYFFNTGEHLAPISLEERVEAARRHLQMAIDWKGEKLGVFETRRHYTNYFKGIPNFKEYRTKMVTSDDAKDVFEAFDEVLDQFSNYQFV from the coding sequence ATGGTAAAAATTGGCAATATAGAACTTCCTGATTTTCCGTTGCTTTTGGCACCTATGGAAGATGTAAGTGATCCACCGTTCCGTGCACTGTGCAAGGAGCAGGGGGCAGATGTGGTATTTACGGAATTTATCTCGAGTGAAGGGCTTATTCGCGATGCGGCTAAAAGTACCATGAAACTGGATATTTATGAGAAGGAGCGTCCTGTTGGGATTCAGATTTTTGGTGCCAATTTAGACAGTATGCTCAAAACCATTGATATTGTTGAAAAGTCCAATCCGGATATGATTGACATCAATTTTGGTTGTCCTGTAAAGAAGGTGGTGAGTAAAGGTGCCGGGGCAGGAATATTGAAAGATGTATGCTTGATGGAAACCTTAACTGCCGAAATGGTGAAACGTACCAATTTGCCCATTACCGTAAAGACTAGATTAGGTTGGGACCATGATTCCATTAGGATTGTAGAAGTAGCAGAACGTCTTCAGGATGTAGGTTGTAAGGCTATTTCAATCCACGGACGAACAAGAGCTCAAATGTACAAGGGTAATGCCGACTGGCGTCCAATTGCCGAGGTTAAAAACAACCCGAGAATGCACATTCCAGTTTTTGGAAATGGCGATGTAGATACCCCTGAGCGCGCTATGGAAATGCGTGATAGCTACGGTTTGGATGGCTGTATGATTGGTCGTGCAACCATTGGGAATCCATGGTTTTTTAAACAGGTAAAGTACTTTTTCAACACGGGGGAGCACTTAGCGCCTATTTCTTTGGAAGAGCGTGTGGAAGCGGCTAGACGTCACCTGCAAATGGCCATCGATTGGAAAGGTGAAAAGTTAGGCGTTTTTGAAACCAGACGTCACTATACCAATTACTTCAAAGGAATTCCAAACTTCAAGGAATACCGAACTAAAATGGTAACCAGTGATGATGCCAAGGATGTATTCGAGGCGTTTGATGAGGTGTTGGATCAGTTTTCTAATTACCAGTTTGTCTAA
- a CDS encoding ABC transporter permease, whose amino-acid sequence MNVSLYIAKRYLFSKSSNNAINIMTLIAASGIVIASAALFIVLSGFAGLKDFSLQFTSYVDPDLKLLPAKGKSFQFTEQDSLELSTIEGVALFSEIIEEHVILEFDNKRKLATLKGVDEHYTQVTHMDSMVAYGFWFEKGTDQVVCGWGISSSLSLGVLDYAKQLKIYVPKPGTGQITSVKGAFNSINAVNTGVFQINEDLDNTYVYSNLETAKFLLNYNDNQVSSIEVKLHPNANEAQIRQVLNDTFGDRFIIKNRTELNDSLNKMLNSENLFVYLVFTLVIAIALFNVIGSLIMMILDKKESLHTLFNLGTPTNAIKRIFFLQGSLMTVLAGITGIVIGFILVVLQQQFSLVMITPSLPYPVVIQPINFVVVFVTVGLLGVVASKIASRRISKALVRQTGN is encoded by the coding sequence ATGAATGTATCCCTTTACATTGCCAAACGCTACCTGTTTTCCAAAAGCAGTAATAATGCCATCAATATCATGACCCTTATTGCGGCCTCTGGTATTGTGATTGCATCAGCCGCCCTGTTTATTGTCCTTTCGGGATTTGCAGGTTTGAAAGATTTTAGTCTTCAGTTTACTTCCTATGTAGATCCAGACCTTAAATTGCTTCCTGCAAAAGGGAAATCCTTTCAATTTACTGAACAGGATTCTTTGGAACTTTCCACCATTGAAGGTGTAGCACTTTTTTCCGAAATCATAGAAGAACATGTCATTCTGGAATTCGATAACAAACGAAAATTGGCCACCCTAAAAGGTGTTGACGAACATTATACTCAAGTGACCCATATGGATTCTATGGTAGCATATGGATTTTGGTTTGAAAAAGGAACGGACCAAGTGGTTTGTGGATGGGGTATTTCCAGCAGTTTGTCTTTGGGTGTTTTGGATTATGCTAAACAACTTAAAATTTATGTGCCCAAACCAGGAACAGGTCAAATTACTTCTGTAAAAGGCGCTTTCAATTCTATAAATGCTGTGAATACAGGAGTTTTTCAAATCAATGAAGATTTAGACAATACCTATGTCTACTCCAACTTGGAAACCGCCAAATTTCTACTGAACTACAACGATAACCAAGTAAGCAGCATTGAGGTAAAACTACATCCAAATGCCAACGAAGCGCAGATAAGACAAGTTCTGAACGACACGTTTGGAGACCGTTTTATAATAAAAAATAGAACAGAGCTTAACGACTCACTCAACAAAATGCTCAACTCTGAAAACTTGTTTGTATACCTTGTCTTTACTTTGGTAATTGCTATTGCCCTGTTCAACGTTATAGGATCACTTATCATGATGATTTTGGACAAAAAGGAGTCCTTACACACCCTTTTTAATTTAGGGACGCCTACCAATGCCATAAAGCGTATTTTCTTCCTTCAGGGAAGTTTAATGACGGTTTTGGCAGGTATCACTGGAATTGTGATTGGATTTATTCTAGTGGTATTGCAACAGCAATTCAGTTTGGTCATGATTACCCCTTCATTACCCTACCCCGTAGTTATACAACCTATCAACTTTGTTGTGGTATTTGTAACGGTAGGACTTCTAGGAGTAGTCGCTTCCAAAATTGCTTCTAGAAGAATATCGAAAGCTTTAGTTAGACAAACTGGTAATTAG
- the rbfA gene encoding 30S ribosome-binding factor RbfA, whose product MEESQRQKKIGGVLQEDLVDVLQGAATKGGLRGIIISVSKVKVTTDLSVAKVYLSIFPNDKGQALLEGIRSNTPLIRHELAQRTKNQLRRMPNLEFFIDDSLEYIDRIEQSLKGEDNPIENPDLLDKRKKS is encoded by the coding sequence TTGGAAGAGAGTCAAAGACAGAAAAAAATTGGAGGTGTTTTACAGGAAGATCTTGTAGACGTATTACAAGGCGCTGCCACAAAAGGCGGCCTTAGAGGCATTATTATTTCGGTAAGCAAGGTCAAGGTCACAACAGATTTATCCGTTGCCAAGGTATATTTAAGCATTTTCCCTAACGACAAAGGTCAGGCACTTTTGGAAGGTATTCGTTCCAACACACCATTGATTCGTCACGAATTGGCACAGCGCACCAAAAACCAATTACGCCGTATGCCTAATTTGGAATTCTTTATCGATGATTCTTTGGAATATATAGACCGTATTGAACAGTCCCTAAAAGGCGAAGACAACCCGATTGAAAATCCAGACCTTTTGGACAAACGCAAAAAATCATAA
- the mce gene encoding methylmalonyl-CoA epimerase, which translates to MNKIEHIGIAVKDLEVSNPLFEALLGVPKYKEETVESEGVKTSFFQSGPNKIELLEASNPDSPIAKFIEKKGEGIHHIAFAVDDIEQEIARLTKEGFTILNPIPKKGADNKLVAFLHPKSTNGVLVELCQDIK; encoded by the coding sequence ATGAATAAAATAGAACACATTGGTATTGCCGTTAAGGATTTGGAAGTGTCCAATCCTTTGTTTGAAGCCTTATTGGGTGTACCAAAGTATAAAGAGGAAACTGTTGAAAGCGAAGGGGTGAAGACCTCCTTTTTCCAATCAGGTCCCAACAAGATAGAACTGTTGGAAGCGAGTAACCCAGACAGCCCCATTGCCAAGTTTATTGAAAAAAAGGGGGAGGGGATTCACCATATCGCTTTTGCGGTGGATGATATTGAACAGGAAATTGCGCGACTAACTAAAGAAGGCTTTACAATTTTAAATCCAATACCTAAAAAAGGGGCAGACAACAAGTTAGTGGCATTTTTACATCCCAAATCCACAAATGGTGTATTGGTGGAGCTTTGTCAAGACATCAAGTAA